GACGATCGCGGAGACGTTCGGTCTGCCGTTCCTGGAGCGATTCCGCGGTGCAGTCGCGGCAGTGCGCGGGTTCGAGCTGCGCCACTTCACCGCGGGATCCCTGCGGGAAGCACTCGCCGCCGCCGGGTTCGCTCGGGTCAAGATCCGCGGACCGATCACCCGGATCGCATCCCGGTTCTTCATCGCGCTCCACGAGGAGGGGCTGCTTGCCATGCTCGCCCCGAGGTTCGCTAAGATATGCCGCGCCCTGGCGCAGGCGTGGGATGAGGTCCCGCCGGAAGGGGGTTCACTTTTGTTCGTACAGGCGAGAAAGGAGACGACATGATCGATGTCCGCGACAGTGCGCGGTTCGTGATGGAGAACGCGGATCACGTGACCATCGACAAGAGCGCGATCCCGGGGCTGGCGGACCAGCTCCTTCCCATTCCGGTCCCGGACTGGGACTGTGTGCATCACTACTGCGACGGGACGGCCCGCACCGTTGCCTACCTGCTGGTGGTCGACGCGCTCAACTTCTGCTTCTTCCCCGAGCCGCGGTGGAAGGTGGTCGTGGACGGGGAACGGCTGAGCGGGTACTTCGCCCTCACCGCGGTCCTGCGGGAGGCGCTCCTCGCTGGCCGGCCGATCGACGACTTCGGGTATCTCGCGCGGATACCCGACGACGAGGCCCGGGAGATCCTGCACGGCCGGGTCAAGATCGGTGAGATCCCGCTGTTCGACGAGAGGGTCGCGATCCTGCACGAGATCGGGCAGCGGATGACCGAGCTCTACTCCGGTCGGCCGGAACAACTGATCGCGGCCGCGGACAGAAGCGCGCTCCGGCTGGTCGAGCTCGTGCTGGAGGCGTTCCCCTCGTTCCGCGACGAGGCGAG
The sequence above is drawn from the Candidatus Bipolaricaulota bacterium genome and encodes:
- a CDS encoding queuosine salvage family protein; translation: MIDVRDSARFVMENADHVTIDKSAIPGLADQLLPIPVPDWDCVHHYCDGTARTVAYLLVVDALNFCFFPEPRWKVVVDGERLSGYFALTAVLREALLAGRPIDDFGYLARIPDDEAREILHGRVKIGEIPLFDERVAILHEIGQRMTELYSGRPEQLIAAADRSALRLVELVLEAFPSFRDEASYKGERVAFYKRAQILAGDLYACFSGRSYGEFHDIARLTAFADYKLPQLLRAAGVMRYSEDLAARVDNEEWIEAGAPEEVEIRAATIVSVELLWDALARKGRPLLSLELDWLLWHASQNREMAPHHRTLTTFY